A portion of the Streptomyces sp. NBC_01335 genome contains these proteins:
- a CDS encoding DUF4139 domain-containing protein: MTAGSTQSWESTLDSVVVYAQGAVCRRLTRGRVPSDGRVRVTGLPRTVDPGSLRARVLGASGLRVTEARVEAGAGPLGPDAPQGLRDEAERLKDACEAARGRRDRVVSRIEEVGALRPVPPPRKRDDPQHRRTPVDAWLELAGFVDERLTGLHHRLAELEEALLVTEHEAEVAADRLARASTDAPSAHVGATVSAVLTLDGTGEAELELEYGVPGAVWVPAYRLAYRQGDGGGRLVLRASVAQRTGEDWTGVRIALATADLRRRTDLPKLRSIRIGRSQPAPAPAGWREPPAGLAGLFSGYDAAGPRTASPVTARAASLMAGGAPAEFLSAPPPPPPPSAPMRSRAKHGGPPAPGGMSYGAAPAAAALGAPAPAAPGSPPPVTAPPPPPSPPAGPPRPSSAELDYQSLVLSGPDEQGGRRGRLFADAPYDPVVAEHRRRAEAVASLPLPGQAVRPRESAGSFDHRFDAAARADVPSDGTWHTVTVGEVPVGLRAEYLCVPSVEQTVYATLVLSNATDQALLAGPVEVTVDDEFLLTAALPTLAPGGVRRVGLGPAEGVRVTRRTNLHESASGLRGNTTVLNHGVRVELANGLARPVRVEVHERVPVTSDPDVRIEERAGWAAPVESVGPDRYAPGTRIWRLDLPAGATAALDGGYEIRIPTGKALVGGNRRS; encoded by the coding sequence ATGACGGCTGGATCGACGCAGAGCTGGGAATCGACCCTCGACTCGGTCGTGGTGTACGCACAGGGCGCGGTCTGCCGCCGCCTGACGCGGGGCCGGGTACCGTCCGACGGCCGGGTACGGGTGACGGGACTGCCCCGCACCGTCGACCCGGGTTCGTTGCGGGCGCGGGTGCTGGGCGCCTCCGGGCTGCGCGTCACCGAGGCCAGGGTGGAGGCGGGGGCCGGACCGCTCGGCCCGGACGCACCCCAGGGCCTGCGGGACGAGGCCGAGCGGCTCAAGGACGCGTGCGAGGCGGCGCGGGGGCGCCGGGACCGCGTGGTGAGCCGGATCGAGGAGGTCGGGGCGCTCCGCCCGGTACCGCCCCCGCGTAAGCGCGACGACCCGCAGCACCGCCGTACCCCGGTCGACGCGTGGCTGGAACTGGCCGGTTTCGTCGACGAACGCCTGACGGGGCTCCACCACCGCCTGGCCGAGCTGGAGGAAGCCCTGCTCGTGACGGAGCACGAGGCGGAGGTTGCCGCCGACCGGCTCGCCCGCGCCTCCACCGACGCGCCGTCGGCGCACGTCGGGGCCACGGTCAGCGCGGTCCTGACCCTCGACGGCACCGGCGAGGCGGAGTTGGAGCTGGAGTACGGCGTGCCCGGCGCCGTCTGGGTGCCGGCCTACCGCCTCGCGTACCGGCAGGGCGACGGCGGCGGCCGTCTGGTGCTGCGCGCCTCGGTCGCCCAGCGGACCGGCGAGGACTGGACCGGCGTGCGGATCGCCCTGGCCACCGCCGATCTCCGGCGCCGGACCGACCTTCCGAAGCTCCGCTCGATCCGGATCGGGCGCAGCCAGCCCGCCCCCGCGCCGGCCGGGTGGCGTGAGCCTCCGGCCGGACTCGCCGGCCTCTTCTCGGGGTACGACGCGGCAGGCCCCCGCACGGCCTCGCCCGTCACCGCACGGGCGGCCTCGCTGATGGCCGGCGGCGCCCCGGCCGAGTTCCTCTCCGCCCCACCGCCGCCCCCGCCGCCGTCCGCGCCGATGCGGTCCCGGGCGAAGCACGGAGGCCCCCCGGCGCCGGGCGGCATGTCCTACGGGGCGGCGCCTGCCGCAGCCGCACTCGGCGCCCCGGCCCCCGCGGCCCCGGGGTCTCCCCCTCCGGTCACGGCACCTCCCCCGCCCCCGTCACCGCCCGCCGGTCCTCCCAGGCCGAGCAGCGCCGAGCTCGACTACCAGAGCCTCGTCCTCTCCGGCCCCGACGAGCAGGGCGGCCGCCGGGGCAGGCTCTTCGCCGACGCGCCGTACGATCCGGTGGTGGCCGAGCACCGCCGCCGCGCCGAGGCGGTGGCCTCGCTGCCGTTGCCCGGACAGGCCGTGCGGCCCCGGGAGTCGGCGGGTTCCTTCGACCACCGCTTCGACGCCGCCGCCCGGGCCGACGTACCGTCCGACGGCACCTGGCACACCGTCACCGTCGGCGAGGTCCCGGTCGGTCTGCGCGCCGAGTACCTCTGCGTGCCGTCCGTGGAGCAGACCGTCTACGCGACGCTGGTGCTCTCCAACGCGACCGACCAGGCGCTGCTGGCCGGGCCGGTGGAGGTCACCGTCGACGACGAGTTCCTGCTGACCGCCGCGCTGCCCACGCTCGCCCCCGGCGGTGTCCGCCGGGTGGGGCTCGGGCCGGCCGAGGGCGTCCGCGTCACGCGCCGTACGAACCTGCACGAGTCGGCCTCCGGCCTGCGCGGCAACACCACGGTGCTCAACCACGGTGTCCGCGTGGAACTGGCCAACGGGCTCGCGCGCCCCGTCCGCGTGGAGGTCCACGAGCGGGTGCCCGTCACCTCCGATCCGGACGTCCGGATCGAGGAGCGGGCCGGTTGGGCGGCGCCGGTGGAAAGCGTGGGGCCGGACCGGTACGCGCCGGGCACCCGTATCTGGCGACTGGACCTGCCCGCAGGGGCCACCGCCGCCCTCGACGGCGGCTACGAGATCCGCATCCCGACCGGCAAGGCCCTGGTCGGCGGCAACCGCAGGAGCTGA
- a CDS encoding mucoidy inhibitor MuiA family protein, with translation MSTAPKPLPLPVTAVTCLEDRAHVERAVVLDLEAGVQRLRLGPVSALAVDRSLHAELTAPYPASVLDARIVRTWTPRGPQPLTGEDSPLRHRVRALEEERPVLERRCDRLLTRLDLLGRLAADLLREIGEGAGHGETEQSRWAGELDRVDEERDTCEEQLRSVRAELAALDEELADAGRVMALAEEEPAELVGHIELTVEAAAAGPAGLRLTHLTPCALWRPAYRAVLDGGSLTLETDAVVWQRTGEDWSDVPLTLSTARSASAGVPPRLAEDRLTLRDRPAAERRTVEVDFREEEIATLGPVPVLGLPGVDDGGEARVLKAPAPVSVRGDGRAHRVPLSAFTAAARDEYACAPELSPLVTQVVRFDNRSGHALLAGPVDLVRGSGFSGRGTLDFTAPGGPVELAFGSRDDFHVVREAEESRDTTGLTQRTVVTRTVRLHLSRFSAPGDSDERVVALRERVPVSEVSAVEVHLRKDACSPAPDVFDAEGIARWDVSLPPGGRRTVTLVYEVSASAKVTGV, from the coding sequence ATGTCCACGGCCCCGAAGCCTCTTCCCCTCCCCGTCACCGCCGTCACGTGCCTCGAAGACCGGGCCCACGTCGAACGCGCCGTCGTGCTCGACCTGGAAGCCGGGGTCCAGCGGCTCCGTCTCGGCCCGGTCAGCGCGCTGGCCGTCGACCGGAGCCTGCACGCCGAACTGACCGCCCCGTACCCCGCGTCCGTCCTCGACGCGCGGATCGTCCGTACGTGGACACCGCGGGGGCCGCAGCCGCTCACCGGGGAGGACTCTCCGCTGCGCCACCGGGTGCGCGCCCTCGAAGAGGAGCGGCCGGTTCTGGAGCGGCGGTGCGACCGTCTGCTCACCCGGCTCGACCTCCTCGGCCGGCTCGCCGCCGATCTGCTGCGGGAGATCGGCGAGGGCGCGGGCCACGGGGAGACCGAGCAGTCCCGCTGGGCCGGCGAACTGGACCGGGTGGACGAGGAGCGCGACACGTGCGAGGAGCAACTCCGCTCCGTACGGGCCGAGCTGGCCGCGCTCGACGAGGAACTCGCCGACGCGGGAAGGGTCATGGCCCTCGCCGAGGAGGAACCCGCCGAACTCGTCGGCCACATCGAGCTGACCGTGGAGGCCGCGGCCGCCGGACCGGCCGGGCTGCGTCTGACCCACCTCACCCCGTGCGCGCTGTGGCGGCCGGCCTACCGGGCCGTGCTCGACGGGGGCTCCCTGACGCTGGAGACGGACGCGGTGGTCTGGCAGCGTACGGGTGAGGACTGGTCGGACGTGCCGCTGACCCTGTCGACGGCCCGTTCGGCGTCGGCCGGCGTGCCGCCCCGGCTGGCCGAGGACCGGCTGACGCTGCGGGACCGCCCGGCGGCGGAACGCCGCACGGTCGAGGTCGACTTCCGCGAGGAGGAGATCGCGACGCTCGGCCCGGTCCCGGTGCTCGGCCTCCCGGGCGTGGACGACGGCGGCGAGGCGCGGGTGCTGAAGGCGCCGGCGCCGGTCTCCGTACGAGGTGACGGCCGCGCCCACCGCGTACCGCTCTCCGCGTTCACTGCCGCCGCGCGCGACGAGTACGCCTGCGCACCGGAGTTGTCCCCGCTCGTCACCCAGGTGGTGCGGTTCGACAACCGCTCCGGCCACGCGCTGCTCGCCGGCCCCGTGGACCTGGTCCGCGGAAGCGGGTTCAGCGGCCGCGGCACGCTGGACTTCACCGCCCCCGGCGGGCCGGTCGAGCTGGCCTTCGGCAGCCGCGACGACTTCCACGTGGTCCGGGAGGCCGAAGAGTCCCGCGACACCACAGGCCTCACCCAGCGGACCGTGGTCACCCGCACGGTGCGGCTGCATCTGTCGCGGTTCTCCGCCCCCGGGGACAGCGACGAGCGGGTGGTCGCCCTCCGGGAGCGCGTCCCCGTCTCCGAGGTCTCCGCCGTCGAGGTACACCTGCGCAAGGACGCGTGCTCCCCCGCCCCGGACGTGTTCGACGCCGAGGGCATCGCCCGCTGGGACGTCTCCCTCCCGCCCGGCGGCCGGCGCACGGTCACCCTGGTCTACGAGGTGTCGGCGAGCGCCAAGGTCACCGGGGTCTGA